GTACAAACCATTGTTTATGTAGATAAGCAAATTGTAAATACCAAAATTCGATCAGATTTTATTAAAGACACCTTTAATCCGCTGATTAAACAATTTGATGAGGACAACAACTTACAAGTAAGAGTTTCTGGAATGCCTTACGTACGTAGTATGAATGCTGCTAGTGTAAAATCAGAAATGGGAATGTTTGTGTTACTTGGTTTAGGTGTAACAGGTTTGATATTCTTTTTGTTTTTTAGATCCCTTAGAGCAACAGCCATCACCTTATCTGTAGTAATTATTGGCGTACTTTGGTCTTTTGGTTTTATAGGATTATTAGGTTATCAAATTTCTATTCTAACAGCATTAATTCCACCATTAATTATTGTAATTGGAGTTCCTAATGCCATCTTTTTAATTCATAAATATCAACAAGAAGTTTATAAACACGGAAACAAAGCAAAATCTTTACAACGTGTTATTACCAAAGTTGGTAATGCTACCTTGATGACCAACCTAACCACTTCGGCTGGTTTTGCTACGTTTATTTTTACCAAAAGTAAAATACTTAAGGAATTTGGTGTAATTGCCTCAATTAACATTATGGGTATCTTTTTAATATCCCTTTGCTTAATTCCTATTCTATATAGTTTTATGCCTTTACCAAAGCCTAAGCATTTAAAACATTTAGAAAAAAAGTGGGCTGATTCTATTGTAAAAGGGATGACTAGAATTATTAGAAACAAAAAACCTTTTGTATATATCATCTCTTCTATTTTATTGGTTGTAGCAATTATTGGAGCTTTTCAAATAAAAGTTTCTGGAAGTTTGATTGAAGATATGTCTAAAAAAACTCAGTTTTACAAAGACATTGTTTTCTTTGAAAAAGAATTTGGAGGAATTTTACCGCTTGAAATTTTAGTTGATACTAAAAAAGAAAAAGGGGTGATGAATTTAACCACATTAAAAAGAATTGATAAACTAGAATCCGAAATTCTTAAAATTCCTGAATTCTCAAAACCTATGTCTATCAACAATTTGGTAAAATTTACCAAACAGGCTTTTTACAATGGGAATCCTGATTTTTATAAACTACCTACTTCACAAGAGAAAAACTTTATTTTAAGCTATGCTCAAAACTCTGGAGGAGACACAAATGCATTGGCTAGTATGGTTGATAAAACAGGACGCTATGCTCGTATCACTACTTTTATGAAAGATATTGGTACAGAAAGAATGGAACAAATTCAAGAAGAATTACAGGTAATTATAGATAAGAACTTTCCTAAAGAGCGTTACCATGTAACAATGACCGGAAAAGCATTGGTTTTTGTAAAAGGAACCAATTACTTAATCCACAATTTGATTATTTCTTTAGGTTTAGCCATTTTATTAATTGCACTTTTTATTGGAGGATTATTTAAAAATTCTAAAATGATTTTAATCTCCTTAATACCAAACTTATTTCCTTTGGTATTAACTGCTGGATTAATGGGCTATTTAGGAATTCCTTTAAAGCCATCAACTATTTTGGTTTTTAGTATCGCTTTTGGTATATCTGTAGACGATACCATACACTTTTTAGCCAAGTACAGACAAGAACTTATTGCAAGTAAGGGAAAGGTTAGGAAATCTGTATACAAAGCCATTAGAGAGTCTGGAATTAGTATGTTCTACACTTCTATTGTACTCTTTTTTGGATTTTTAGTGTTTATCATCTCAAGTTTTGGAGGAACAAAAGCATTAGGAGGTTTGGTTTCTATCACCCTTTTATTTGCTATGATTTCTAACTTAGTTGTATTACCTGCTTTATTGTTAACTTTTGAAAAAACAATCAATAAAAAGAGTAAAAAATCTAAAAAGAAAGAAGACTAAAATATTAATCTTTTTATACAAAATCCCTGAGTTAAATTTAACTCAGGGATTTTTTATACACATAGTACAACTTAGTTTAAACACTAAATTCTTTAAGTTTAGAACGCTTATCAACCTTTATAAACTTAATAAAGGTAGCTATAAAGCTTTATACTCTTAATTTTTATAGACTCACTTACGGATACTTATCCCCCTAAAAAAAAGAAGGTTCACAAATGTGAACCTCTTTTTTAAATTTTATGAGCAATGCTGAATTTACTCTGCTTCGTATAATCCTTTTTTAAACTTCTCTGGATCTTCTACCAAGTGATATCTTGGATCATCAATATCATCAACAATCATCTTATCAAATTTAGGATCAGCAGTTTTTAACAACACTTTACAATCTTTACTCAAGTGTCTTAACTTAATTTCTTTTCCGTTCTCCTCATATTTCTGAACAATATTTTTAACTGCTTCTAAACCTGAATGATCGCTAATACGAGATTCTATAAAATCAATCTCTACATATTGTGGATCGTTTTTAGGATCAAACTTTTCGTTAAATACATTTACAGAACCAAAAAATAAAGGTCCCCAAATTTCATATGTTAAAGTTCCATCTTTCATTCTTTTTCTAGCACGAATTCTAATGGCATTTTCCCAAGCAAAAACCAAAGCAGAAATAATTACTCCTGCAAAAACAGCAATCGCCAAATCAAAAACAACAGTAATTGCAGATACAGCTACCAATACAAAAGCATCGGCTTTTGGTATTTTTCTTAAAATTCTAATACTAGACCAAGCAAAAGTTTCTATCACCATTACAAACATCACCCCTACTAAAGCGGCAATAGGAACTTGTTCTATGTATTTATCTGCAAATAAAATAAAAGACAATAAGGTTAAAGCCATCATCACTCCAGACAAACGTCCACGCCCTTTTGCATTTACATTAATTACGGTTTGACCAATCATTCCACAACCACCAGTTCCTCCAAAAAGTCCACTAGTAATGTTTCCAACTCCTTGCGCAATACATTCACGATTTCCATCACCTCTAGTATCTGTTAATTCATCAACCAAATTCATCGTCATTAAAGACTCTATTAGCCCAACAGATGCTGCTAAAAAGGCAAATGGTAAAATAAATGTAAGTGTATCTAAATTAAAAGGTAAGTTTTGCCACAACTCCATATTTGGCGTTGGAAACTCTCCTTTTAAACCTGCTCCCCCACCTTCTCTAATATAAGAACCTACGGTAGAAACATCTAATCCTGAAACAACAACAATAATGGTTACCACTAAAATAGCTGTTAATGAAGCTGGTAATTTTTTGGTAACCTTAGGTAATAAAAAGATAATTGCCATGGTTAAACCAACCAAAGCCATCATAATATATAATTCGGTTCCAGACATAAATTCTGAAATATAATTCTTTACACCATCGGCAGAAATTTCTAGTGTTTTATGAGTAAACATTTTTACTTGAGCCCAAAAAATAACAATGGCCAATCCGTTTACAAAACCAAGCATTACTGGGTATGGAATTAAACGTACAAAACGTCCAAGTTTAAAAACACCAGCAAAAATTTGAAAAACTCCCATAAGAATAACAGCAGCCAACAGATAAAAATATCCCATATTATCTACAGGGCTATCAAACAACATTCCTTTGGTATGTCCTTCTTGTATCATGTGTACAAAAATAACTGCTACTGCTCCAGCAGCTCCAGAAATTAATCCTGGTCTACCTCCAAAAACGGCTGTAATTAAACCTATTATAAAAGCTCCAGACAAAGCTACTAAAGGATCTATTTGAGCTACGAATGCAAAAGCTACAACTTCTGGAATCATAGCTAAAGAAACCGTCATCCCTGCTAAGATGTCGTTCTTAGGGTTTGTTGTAAATTGTTTTAAATATTTAGTCATAGTATAATTTTAAAGTTGCAAAAATACGCTTTACAGGTGAGTTACACCTAATATCAACACCTTAAATCTTTATCTAGAAAAGTTCTTTTTTTGCATTAGAACCAATACAACAATAGGAATGGCTAATAAAACTACTGGTAATGTTTGGGTTATTAGAACGCTAGGTATTAATACAATAGTCGCTAAATATCCGGCAATAGCGCCTCCAATATGGGCACTGTGACCGACATTTCCTGATTGATTTTTCATACCATACATAGAATAAAACAAATAACCGATTCCGAATATATAGGCCGGAAAACTTATAGGTAATGGAAAAATAGACAAAGGCATATCTGGAAATAACACAATACTTGAGTAAACAATTCCTGTAACCGCTCCAGAAGCCCCTACTGCTGAATAATATAGATTGCTTTTGTTTAATAACAAGGACAAATAATTCCCTATAAATAAGCTTAATGCATAAATTCCCAAATATAATAAAGGTGAAAAATAGCTTAGAACAACATTAGAAAACATGTATAATACATACATGTTAAAACCTAAATGAATATAATCTGCATGTAAAAACCCTGAAGAAAACATTCTGATTTTTTCCCCTTTTTGAACGGATGATATATTGAATTTGTATTTATTAAAAAACACAACATCCTTAAACCCTTTAATACTCATAATTACATTAGCAAGTATCAGCCCTATTACTATTAATTTCATTGGATTCAATTTATTTTTATCCGATATATATTCGATATTTGCAATTCATATTTTTATAAAATGAATAAAGAACGAATTATCTTTA
Above is a genomic segment from Wenyingzhuangia fucanilytica containing:
- a CDS encoding efflux RND transporter permease subunit, giving the protein MKFWNTVARTILTHRVATIIIIAVITGLLALQFKNVQFSYTEANLLPEDNPVNIEYDKFLNIFGEEGNIIVLAVKDSTLFTDVNKFNNWIALADKISSYKKEIEGVISFSNIKELKKNVDEQKFELTSILTKKKYNQQEIDSISNHIFNDLPFYDHILFNKETGTVQTIVYVDKQIVNTKIRSDFIKDTFNPLIKQFDEDNNLQVRVSGMPYVRSMNAASVKSEMGMFVLLGLGVTGLIFFLFFRSLRATAITLSVVIIGVLWSFGFIGLLGYQISILTALIPPLIIVIGVPNAIFLIHKYQQEVYKHGNKAKSLQRVITKVGNATLMTNLTTSAGFATFIFTKSKILKEFGVIASINIMGIFLISLCLIPILYSFMPLPKPKHLKHLEKKWADSIVKGMTRIIRNKKPFVYIISSILLVVAIIGAFQIKVSGSLIEDMSKKTQFYKDIVFFEKEFGGILPLEILVDTKKEKGVMNLTTLKRIDKLESEILKIPEFSKPMSINNLVKFTKQAFYNGNPDFYKLPTSQEKNFILSYAQNSGGDTNALASMVDKTGRYARITTFMKDIGTERMEQIQEELQVIIDKNFPKERYHVTMTGKALVFVKGTNYLIHNLIISLGLAILLIALFIGGLFKNSKMILISLIPNLFPLVLTAGLMGYLGIPLKPSTILVFSIAFGISVDDTIHFLAKYRQELIASKGKVRKSVYKAIRESGISMFYTSIVLFFGFLVFIISSFGGTKALGGLVSITLLFAMISNLVVLPALLLTFEKTINKKSKKSKKKED
- a CDS encoding SulP family inorganic anion transporter, producing MTKYLKQFTTNPKNDILAGMTVSLAMIPEVVAFAFVAQIDPLVALSGAFIIGLITAVFGGRPGLISGAAGAVAVIFVHMIQEGHTKGMLFDSPVDNMGYFYLLAAVILMGVFQIFAGVFKLGRFVRLIPYPVMLGFVNGLAIVIFWAQVKMFTHKTLEISADGVKNYISEFMSGTELYIMMALVGLTMAIIFLLPKVTKKLPASLTAILVVTIIVVVSGLDVSTVGSYIREGGGAGLKGEFPTPNMELWQNLPFNLDTLTFILPFAFLAASVGLIESLMTMNLVDELTDTRGDGNRECIAQGVGNITSGLFGGTGGCGMIGQTVINVNAKGRGRLSGVMMALTLLSFILFADKYIEQVPIAALVGVMFVMVIETFAWSSIRILRKIPKADAFVLVAVSAITVVFDLAIAVFAGVIISALVFAWENAIRIRARKRMKDGTLTYEIWGPLFFGSVNVFNEKFDPKNDPQYVEIDFIESRISDHSGLEAVKNIVQKYEENGKEIKLRHLSKDCKVLLKTADPKFDKMIVDDIDDPRYHLVEDPEKFKKGLYEAE
- a CDS encoding rhomboid family intramembrane serine protease, with the translated sequence MKLIVIGLILANVIMSIKGFKDVVFFNKYKFNISSVQKGEKIRMFSSGFLHADYIHLGFNMYVLYMFSNVVLSYFSPLLYLGIYALSLFIGNYLSLLLNKSNLYYSAVGASGAVTGIVYSSIVLFPDMPLSIFPLPISFPAYIFGIGYLFYSMYGMKNQSGNVGHSAHIGGAIAGYLATIVLIPSVLITQTLPVVLLAIPIVVLVLMQKKNFSR